Within Spodoptera frugiperda isolate SF20-4 chromosome 22, AGI-APGP_CSIRO_Sfru_2.0, whole genome shotgun sequence, the genomic segment CGTCTGTCCGTCGGGGAACCGGCCCAACCATAACTTCTCTATGACCGCCGGCGACTTTCTTAAGGTAAGtgttttatatggtataagctagtaaatgagctgatgggtcacctgatggtaagcagagCACCAGCTCATAGCGGCTCGCTTCCCCGACGTCTGTCCGTCGGGGAACCGGCCCAACCATAACTTCTCTATGACCGCCGGCGACTTTCTTAaggtaagtgttttttatggtataatctagtatattacctgatggtaagcagagCACCAGCTCATAGCGGCTCGCTTCCCCGACGTCTGTCCGTCGGGGAACCGGCCCAACCATAACTTCTCTATGACCGCCGGCGACTTTCTTAaggtaagtgttttttatggaataatctAGTAAATGAgctgatgggtcacctgatggtaagcagagCACCAGCTCATAGCGGCTCGCTTCCCCGACGTCTGTCCGTCGGGGAACCGGCCCAACCATAACTTCTCTATGACCGCCGGCGACTTTCTTAaggtaagtgttttttatggtataagccagtagacgagcagatgggtcacctgatggtaagcagagCACCAGCTCATAGCGGCTCGCTTCCCCGACGTCTGTCCGTCGGGGAACCGGCCCAACCATAACTTCTCTATGACCGCCGGCGACTTTCTTAaggtaagtgttttttatggtataagctagtatattacctgatggtaagcagaaCACCAGCCCATAGCGGCTCGCTTCCCCGACGTCTGTCCGTCGGGGAACCGGCCCAACCATAACTTCTCTATGACCGCCGGCGACTTTCTTAaggtaagtgttttttatggtataagctagtatattacctgatggtaagcagaaCACCAGCTCATAGCGGCTCGCTTCCCCGACGTCTGTCCGTCGGGGAACCGGCCCAACCATAACTTCTCTATGACCGCCGGCGACTTTCTTAaggtaagtgttttttatggaataatccgGTATACGAgctgatgggtcacctgatggtaagcagagCACCAGCTTATAGCGGCTCGCTTCCCCGACGTCTGTCCGTCGGGGAACCGGCCCAACCATAACTTCTCTATGACCGCCGGCGACTTTCTTAaggtaagtgttttttatggaataatctagtatattacctgatggtaagcagagCACCAGCTCATAGCGGCTCGCTTCCCCGACGTCTGTCCGTCGGGGAACCGGCCCAACCATAACTTCTCTATGACCGCCGGCGACTTTCTTAaggtaagtgttttttatggtataatctaGTAAATGAgctgatgggtcacctgatggtaagcagagCACCAGCTCATAGCGGCTCGCTTGACGTCTGTCCGTCGGGGAACCGGCCCAACCATAACTTCTCTATGACCGCCGGCGACTTTCTTAaggtaagtgttttttatggaataatctAGTAAATGAgctgatgggtcacctgatggtaagcagagCACCAGCTCATAGCGGCTCGCTTCCCCGACGTCTGTCCGTCGGGGAACCGGCCCAACCATAACTTCTCTATGACCGCCGGCGACTTTCTTAaggtaagtgttttttatggtataatctaGTATATGAgctgatgggtcacctgatggtaagcagagCACCAGCTCATAGCGGCTCGCTTCCCCGACGTCTGTCCGTCGGGGAACCGGCCCAACCATAACTTCTCTATGACCGCCGGCGACTTTCTTAaggtaagtgttttttatggtataagctagtAAATGTActgatgggtcacctgatggtaagcagaaCACCAGCTCATAGCGGCTCGCTTCCCCGACGTCTGTCCGTCGGGGAACCGGCCCAACCATAACTTCTCTATGACCGCCGGCGACTTTCTTAaggtaagtgttttttatggtataagctagtaaatgagctgatgggtcacctgatggtaagcaatcgctgtcgcccatggacacgtgaaacaccagaggcgttacaagtcttTTGTTTGCCCTAAAATTCCTAAGAATTTaagggcaaagtactactgggctttgtgcccagtatatggcaataggctcaccccctaataCATAGAACTTATactacaaatggtgaaaagtcgggTGTACATCGTATAGCGGGATATACACGATACTGCAGCCCGGCGGGTACTGGATCAAGGCTGGGACCGATATTGTACCACT encodes:
- the LOC126912072 gene encoding uncharacterized protein LOC126912072, with amino-acid sequence MVGPVPRRTDVGEASRYELVFCLPSGDPSVHLLAYTIKNTYLKKVAGGHREVMVGPVPRRTDVGEASRYELVLCLPSGDPSAHLLDYTIKNTYLKKVAGGHREVMVGPVPRRTDVGEASRYELVLCLPSGNILAYTIKNTYLKKVAGGHREVMVGPVPRRTDVGEASRYELVLCLPSGDPSARLLAYTIKNTYLKKVAGGHREVMVGPVPRRTDVGEASRYELVLCLPSGDPSAHLLDYSIKNTYLKKVAGGHREVMVGPVPRRTDVGEASRYELVLCLPSGNILDYTIKNTYLKKVAGGHREVMVGPVPRRTDVGEASRYELVLCLPSGDPSAHLLAYTI